A window of the Podospora bellae-mahoneyi strain CBS 112042 chromosome 6, whole genome shotgun sequence genome harbors these coding sequences:
- a CDS encoding hypothetical protein (EggNog:ENOG503PRWK) has translation MLVIRIFWLQAALAMAQLPRLDDLLGGDNNGVEEPAGSEGGGLVPGLQDLIDAVPVPTVADDIVGALPDPTEILDGVIGAPGSTTPDEEAVATPEPAPSPTPAEEESPAVEETAVVEAPTPEPTPEESTAPVVQVPVPVAEIPAVEEPTPAPAPAPSAEPSPGPAPVPAPIVVADPPAEQEDPEPMPSPAPAPDAPPAPSPDADSGAGGAVLLPLPSPPADTTPAPASTPAPTTTAEQPANTSPFLSLVIPANGSPFISVFTPPQPTQVNAVVDDDTTDSPSPPTTSDTTNPLTNTNVSPDLPLDSTPLPSTSPTPSESSGIPLSTKIGVAAGLGGGSLVLLIVILYIMWHKRMENNPFRRHTRSGSAASGGSSKRDLESAAGLPVQERQKLDWESGHDVAFDFGFGKPTVEIKGGDNWKETKEEDRLPAEMEARMGVGEDGSAQFRR, from the coding sequence ATGCTGGTCATCCGCATTTTTTGGCTTCAGGCCGCGCTGGCGATGGCCCAGTTGCCGAGATTGGATGATTTGTTGGGAGGGGACAATAATGGTGTTGAGGAACCGGCAGGGTcagaggggggagggcttGTGCCTGGACTTCAGGATTTGATCGATGCGGTCCCGGTGCCGACGGTGGCGGATGATATCGTTGGCGCCCTTCCGGATCCGACGGAGATTTTGGACGGGGTTATCGGGGCACCAGGGTCGACAACGCCGGATGAGGAGGCAGTTGCGACTCCAGAACCAGCTCCTTCCCCAACGCCTGCGGAGGAAGAATCGCCCGCTGTGGAGGAGACAGCCGTCGTTGAGGCTCCGACTCCCGAACCGACGCCTGAAGAATCGACTGCTCCAGTTGTACAGGTGCCTGTGCCCGTTGCGGAGATTCCAGCAGTCGAAGAACCAACACCTGCACCAGCTCCCGCTCCATCAGCAGAGCCGAGCCCAGGACCGGCACCCGTACCAGCGCCGATTGTCGTTGCCGACCCTCCCGCCGAGCAAGAAGACCCCGAACCTATGCCCTCGCCAGCCCCAGCGCCCGAtgcccctccagctccctccccagATGCCGACTCTGGCGCTGGCGGTGcagtcctcctcccgctcccctcACCGCCAGCCGATACCACCCCTGCTCCGGCTTcaacccccgccccaacaacaaccgccgaGCAACccgccaacacctcccccttcctcagcCTCGTCATACCTGCCAACGGCTCCCCCTTCATATCGGTCTTTACCCCACCCCAACCGACCCAAGTAAACGCCGTagtcgacgacgacactaCCGACagcccctctcccccaacaacctccgacaccacaaaccccctaaccaacaccaacgttTCCCCCGACCTTCCCCTCGAtagcacccccctcccttccacCAGCCCCACCCCATCTGAAAGCAGCGGgatccccctctccaccaaaaTCGGCGTCGCAGCCGGTCTGGGAGGTGGCTCGTTGGTCCTgctcatcgtcatcctttACATCATGTGGCACAAGCGGATGGAGAACAACCCGTTCAGGAGACATACCCGGTCTGGTAGTGCTGCCAGTGGTGGTAGTAGCAAGCGGGATTTGGAGAGTGCGGCGGGGTTGCCGGTGCAGGAGAGGCAGAAGCTGGATTGGGAGAGTGGGCATGATGTTGCTTTTgattttgggtttgggaagCCGACGGTGGAGATCAAGGGGGGGGATAACTGgaaggagaccaaggaggaggatagaTTGCCtgcggagatggaggctaggatgggggttggggaggatgggagtgCGCAGTTTAGGAGGTGA
- a CDS encoding hypothetical protein (CAZy:GT1; EggNog:ENOG503Q0C1; COG:C; COG:G), with protein sequence MSADQSSDEALSKCTILLVTGTGGFTHAAPVLELGRLLASRGHTIHFATHKTQEKWILTNPSYAFISPAHIHPMGDPLTPQQEEAHYLALQNTDIRVDYKSYFAPKYTVDAFWTSDYIHLLRITKAISPDAIVTDFFVEATRDMQKQFGVPVAMVWPQMPYGMVSAGHIPGIPGFQVDALTSEKASLWQRIRAALRPLRAITTVVPYLRWVKRMRREAGVNYRLAGVTAGKPDYLGLVNSFWGLETPKDCPPLLQAVGPILSEEYPGLDGELRGFYERGKKRRVVYVCFGTHITLPTEQVLMFLGALGDLLADGLVDGVIWSVGKKQRQQFQPLLNQWTGGVREPVGMLLENQSERWYFTPFAPQRAILDHPDTILFVTHGGGSSVNEAMYHGVRMLCLGFFFDQLLNGLRIVEAGVGLGLDKATFTRDEIYDKGRQVLLDEDGSFARNVERMRHIARISARKKHYAADLIEEMMYDAKFGLDPNSGKMRPMHLQTADVRMPIWKAKNLDLLFLGGLGTAGFAGVSYWLYSWFRDQL encoded by the exons ATGTCCGCCGATCAAAGTTCAGACGAAGCCCTCTCCAAATGCACCATTCTCCTCGTCACCGGGACAGGCGGCTTCACTCACGCCG CCCCAGTCCTCGAACTCGGCCGCCTGCTCGCCTCCCGCGGGCACACAATCCACTTCGCAACCCACAAAACCCAAGAGAAATGgatcctcaccaacccctcctacGCCTTCATCTCCCCTGCCCACATCCACCCCATGGGCGACCCTCTAACCccccagcaagaagaagcccactacctcgccctccaaaaCACCGACATCCGCGTTGATTACAAGTCTTACTTCGCGCCCAAATATACAGTCGACGCCTTCTGGACGTCAGATtacatccacctcctccgcatcaCCAAAGCCATCTCCCCCGACGCGATCGTGACTGATTTCTTTGTCGAGGCAACAAGGGATATGCAAAAACAGTTTGGCGTTCCAGTGGCGATGGTCTGGCCGCAGATGCCGTACGGGATGGTATCAGCGGGGCATATCCCCGGGATTCCTGGGTTTCAAGTCGATGCCCTGACTTCGGAAAAGGCAAGCCTTTGGCAGAGGATACGCGCGGCACTGAGGCCGTTGAGGGCAATCACGACGGTGGTGCCGTATTTGAGGTGGGtcaagaggatgaggagagaggCCGGAGTGAATTACCGCCTGGCCGGGGTGACAGCGGGAAAGCCGGATTATCTGGGTTTGGTGAATAgcttttgggggttggagacgCCAAAAGATTGCCCGCCGCTTTTGCAGGCTGTTGGGCCGATTTTGTCGGAGGAGTACcctgggttggatggggagttgagggggttCTATGAgcgggggaagaagaggagggtggtgtatgTTTGTTTTGGGACGCATATAACGCTACCGACGGAGCAggttttgatgtttttgggGGCATTGGGGGATTTGTTGGCGGATGGATTGGTAGATGGGGTGATTTGGTCGGTCGGAAAGAAACAGAGGCAGCAGTTTCAGCCGTTGCTGAATCAGTGGACTGGTGGAGTCAGGGAGCCAGTGGGGATGCTGCTGGAAAATCAGAGCGAGAGGTGGTATTTCACGCCTTTTGCGCCTCAGAGAGCAATATTGGATCATCCGGACACAATACTCTTCGTCACCCATGGTGGCGGGAGCAGTGTCAATGAGGCGATGTACCATGGAGTGCGTATGTTGTGTCTGGGATTCTTTTTCGACCAGCTTTTGAACGGTCTACGGATTGTCGAAGCAGGTGTCGGGTTGGGCCTCGATAAGGCCACATTCACAAGAGACGAGATCTACGACAAGGGCCGGCAGGTACTGCTTGATGAGGACGGCAGCTTTGCGAGAAATGTTGAGCGGATGAGGCACATTGCCCGAATATCAGCCCGGAAGAAACATTATGCCGCCGACCTGATCGAGGAGATGATGTACGATGCAAAGTTCGGACTGGATCCCAACAGTGGGAAGATGAGACCGATGCATCTTCAGACGGCAGACGTTAGAATGCCGATATGGAAAGCCAAGAACCTGGATCTGTTGTTCCTCGGAGGACTGGGGACTGCCGGGTTTGCCGGTGTAAGCTACTGGCTCTATTCTTGGTTCAGGGATCAGTTGTGA